In Brachypodium distachyon strain Bd21 chromosome 2, Brachypodium_distachyon_v3.0, whole genome shotgun sequence, one genomic interval encodes:
- the LOC100833578 gene encoding MADS-box transcription factor 32-like, giving the protein MGRGRSEIKRIENPTQRQSTFYKRRDGLFKKARELAVLCDADLLLLLFSASGKLYHYLAPTVPSVKEFVERYEAATQTKVWCDIRQERRAELENVGKMCDLLEKELRFMTVDDGEQYTVPSLAALEHNLEAAMRKVRSEKDRKIGGEMSYLENMIRGKQAERYGLCDKLAHAQSLKEVEGGSTSLNNGLDLKLGFN; this is encoded by the exons ATGGGGAGGGGGCGCAGCGAGATAAAGAGGATCGAGAACCCCACGCAGCGGCAGTCCACCTTCTACAAGCGCAGGGACGGCCTCTTCAAGAAGGCCAGGGAGCTCGCCGTCCTgtgcgacgccgacctcctcctcctcctcttctccgcctccggcaAGCTCTACCACTATCTCGCGCCCACCGTCCCCTC TGTTAAGGAGTTTGTCGAGAGGTACGAAGCCGCGACGCAGACCAAAGTTTGGTGTGATATCCGCCAG GAGAGGCGCGCCGAGCTGGAGAACGTTGGCAAGATGTGCGACCTCCTGGAGAAGGAGCTGAG GTTCATGACGGTGGACGATGGGGAGCAGTACACGGTGCCGTCGCTGGCGGCGCTGGAGCACAACCTGGAGGCGGCCATGCGCAAGGTGCGCTCCGAGAAGGACCGCAAGATCGGAGGCGAGATGAGCTACCTGGAGAACATG ATCAGGGGAAAACAAGCGGAGCGCTACGGTTTGTGCGACAAG CTTGCTCATGCCCAGAGTCTGAAGGAAGTGGAAGGTGGATCCACCTCGTTAAACAACGGCTTGGACCTCAAACTGG GTTTCAACTAG
- the LOC100832442 gene encoding non-classical arabinogalactan protein 30, whose amino-acid sequence MAALLGMRCLVVCLSLAFFFSLGCLPRGGSAKSLPRPPPNMNFTIGVEGAVWCQGCRYAGYDKSKNASPLPNAAAQLLCRRGKKWALFASGSTDEGGNFRILTPKQVAPFTSKDCTVYVQRSPVGACGVALKPSGGKAGSPLKFRKFVPLSDDDLQAIYSAGEFLFGTGPSGKC is encoded by the exons ATGGCGGCTCTGCTCGGGATGAGATGCCTTGTGGTCTGCCTCTCCCTCgcgttcttcttctccctggGCTGCCTCCCTCGCGGCGGCTCCGCCAAGAGCCtgccccgaccgccgccgaaCATGAACTTCACCATCGGCGTCGAAGGCGCCGTCTGGTGCCAGGGCTGCCGGTACGCCGGCTACGACAAGTCCAAGAACGCGTCCCCTCTTCCGA ATGCCGCGGCGCAGCTGCTGTGCCGCCGTGGGAAAAAGTGGGCGCTGTTCGCGTCGGGGTCCACGGACGAGGGCGGCAACTTCCGGATCCTGACGCCGAAGCAGGTGGCGCCGTTTACGAGCAAGGACTGCACGGTGTACGTGCAGCGGTCGCCGGTGGGCGCGTGCGGCGTGGCCCTGAAGCCAAGCGGGGGCAAGGCGGGGTCGCCACTCAAGTTCCGCAAGTTCGTGCCGCTCTCCGACGATGACCTGCAGGCGATCTACTCGGCCGGGGAATTCCTGTTCGGGACGGGACCATCCGGCAAGTGCTGA
- the LOC100833065 gene encoding pistil-specific extensin-like protein, producing MGSYAESAGVRAALLVLAAAVLLPAHHVMAAYPAMAPAPAGSTAMSPRPAANDTAMSPSYHSPPVRPVLPYVIVEGVIYCKPCRSRRYSRDMDASPLQGATAQLVCYGREVVNVTGTVTDERGYFLVMFYDLGNFHPRNCKLYLGTSPTTLCDNPVYPPNKWIGLSLVRETRTTPPEGLQGIYCPTSVLFYGPTAGQKCTSD from the exons ATGGGGAGCTACGCAGAGAGTGCCGGAGTCAGGGCGGCATTGCTCGTCCTTGCCGCCGCAGTCCTACTCCCTGCCCACCATGTGATGGCCGCTTacccggccatggcgccggcgccggccgggagCACAGCAATGTCGCCGCGGCCAGCAGCCAATGACACGGCCATGTCGCCGTCGTACCATTCGCCGCCGGTCCGGCCGGTGCTGCCGTACGTCATCGTGGAGGGCGTGATCTACTGCAAGCCCTGCCGGTCCAGACGCTACAGCCGCGACATGGACGCGTCACCCCTCCAAG GCGCGACGGCGCAGCTGGTGTGCTACGGGAGGGAGGTGGTGAACGTGACGGGGACGGTGACGGACGAGCGGGGCTACTTCCTGGTGATGTTCTACGACCTGGGCAACTTCCACCCGCGCAACTGCAAGCTCTACCTGGGCACGTCGCCCACCACGCTCTGCGACAACCCCGTCTACCCGCCCAACAAGTGGATCGGCCTCTCGCTCGTCAGGGAGACCAGGACCACGCCGCCGGAAGGCCTCCAGGGCATCTACTGCCCCACCAGCGTCCTCTTCTACGGACCCACCGCCGGCCAAAAGTGCACCTCCGACTGA